One part of the Lotus japonicus ecotype B-129 chromosome 2, LjGifu_v1.2 genome encodes these proteins:
- the LOC130739314 gene encoding AAA-ATPase ASD, mitochondrial-like: protein MGFEEIWSQIWSQGGSTMASIMFVYTLFERFFPPLRIYVEKYTHKLTHKLTERFDPYIQITFPEAESTGERLIRSEAYTKIQTYLGEYSSKRAKRLKAEVVKDSQTPLVLSMDDNEEITDEFKGVKLWWAAQSDKKRFFRLTFHKRYRDLITSSYIQHVLDEGKKISSRNRQLKLYTNNHGNNWSTYNSTKWSHIHFEHPARFETLAMDPKKKEEIINDLDVFRDGKEYYAKVGKAWKRGYLLYGPPGTGKSTMIAAMANFMNYDVYDLELTAVKENTELKKLLIEISSKSITVIEDIDCSLDLSGQRTKEKKEKEKKGSEVTLSGMLNFIDGIWSACGGERIIIFTTNFVDKLDPALIRRGRMDKHIEMSYCSYEAFKVLAKNYLGIDDDSHSLFPIIEKLLGETNMSPADVAENLMPKTTTEDSDTSLQKLIHSLERDRNKKRWK from the coding sequence ATGGGGTTTGAGGAAATATGGTCACAAATATGGTCACAAGGAGGTTCAACTATGGCTAGCATTATGTTTGTGTACACCCTGTTTGAGAGATTCTTCCCACCTCTTCGTATCTATGTTGAAAAATACACACACAAACTCACACACAAACTCACAGAGCGCTTCGACCCTTATATCCAAATAACCTTCCCTGAGGCTGAGAGCACAGGGGAAAGACTCATAAGAAGTGAAGCTTACACCAAAATCCAAACATACCTCGGTGAATACTCATCTAAAAGAGCCAAAAGACTTAAAGCTGAAGTGGTAAAAGATAGCCAAACCCCACTAGTTCTCAGCATGGATGACAATGAAGAGATCACAGATGAGTTCAAAGGTGTCAAACTCTGGTGGGCTGCACAGTCAGATAAAAAGAGGTTCTTTAGACTCACTTTCCACAAACGTTACCGTGATCTCATCACTAGTTCTTACATCCAACATGTGTTGGATGAAGGCAAGAAAATTTCATCAAGGAACAGACAGTTGAAGCTGTACACCAACAACCACGGCAACAATTGGTCTACATACAACAGCACAAAGTGGAGCCACATACATTTTGAGCACCCTGCAAGATTTGAAACACTGGCTATGGATccaaagaagaaggaagagattaTAAACGACCTTGACGTGTTCAGAGATGGAAAAGAGTACTATGCCAAGGTTGGGAAGGCTTGGAAGAGAGGGTATTTGTTGTATGGTCCACCAGGAACTGGCAAATCAACCATGATAGCTGCCATGGCTAATTTCATGAACTATGATGTGTATGATCTTGAATTGACAGCAGTCAAGGAAAACACTGAGCTGAAAAAATTGTTGATTGAAATATCCAGCAAATCAATCACAGTGATTGAAGACATTGACTGCTCTCTTGATCTTTCAGGCCAAAGGAcgaaggagaaaaaagaaaaagagaagaaggGAAGCGAGGTAACACTATCTGGGATGTTGAATTTTATTGATGGGATTTGGTCAGCATGTGGGGGAGAGAGGATCATCATTTTCACAACCAACTTTGTGGACAAACTTGATCCTGCTCTCATTAGGAGAGGGAGGATGGACAAGCACATAGAAATGTCCTATTGCAGCTATGAAGCTTTCAAGGTGCTTGCCAAGAACTACTTGGGTATTGATGACGATTCACATAGCTTGTTTCCCATTATTGAGAAGTTGTTGGGAGAGACCAATATGTCACCTGCTGATGTTGCTGAGAATCTGATGCCAAAGACAACCACTGAAGATTCTGATACTTCCTTGCAGAAACTGATTCATTCTcttgagagagatagaaacaaaaagaggtggaaatga